The DNA segment CTTTGTTCATTTAAATAGTATCTTTCCCTTTTTGTCTGCTGAAGAAACAGGGGTTTCTGAGTGAAtaggaaaaccaaaaaaatctgtcaTGCTATGGATTTCACTCTTTCCTCCGCAAGTACCTGCTCTGTTCACTCCCAGCATCACCAGTTCCCTGCatgtgccctgcccagcacacgctgcacagcagctccgtcccagctgcagccaggcacatCAGCCAGGCAGCATGTGGCACCCAGTTCCAGTTATGGCTTTCAACATGACATCCCTTTGCCTTCCCCCTCTACTGTCATGCTGATTTTTATGGAACTTGCAGAAATCTGATCACCCTCAAGACTCTTATCCTCTCTTGAactcaaagaaaattaattatggGTTCAAAAGTTATTGAAAATGAAGGGCAGaacagatggacagacagatggaATGACTGCTTATGTTGTTGCCTAAGGAAACAGGCTAACAACGCAGGAGTATCTTGGTAGGTTTGATAATTTCCACCCTACCAGGAAGactattaaaatattcagattAAAAGATCAGAAGGTAAAAAGATAAAACTACTCCCATTAAGTCTTAAGTTTCTAATTCAGGTATATCAACAACCATCTGTAAAATTGAACAGATGTGTTAGGATTGAAAACCTAAGGGCTCTCCATGGTTCCCTTCACCTTTCACGTAACACAACTGAAAGAACTTAATTTAGTTTATGCACAAATTTCATTGTTTCTTAAGCTATCATGTACTCTGTAGAAAGCAGCTTAAACCACAGCTTACAGCTCACAAGTGACAAAAAAATCTGCTATCTCTAAGGCAAGTCGGTCCATTGGCAAGTTACCCTAAGTAAGAGAGTTGTCTCTAAGTTCTAGTCTACTACTGTTTGCTATAGCTGTAACTATTCAAATTTAGTCATTCCTCTAACATGGGTATTTGTATACTCTAAGTTACCCTTGATCTGCCATGACTACAGAGCTAAACTAAAGAAAGCCACTTATTATATACTGCAAGCTTAAAGTATTATTGCATCTCTTTCTGGGCTCCTTTACAAATTATTAGTAGTATTTTGGCTATTTGGAATAGCACTATTGGAAGAAGCCAGATAGCTGTTTCACTGCTGCTATACAGAAAGAGGAACTCTCACCTCTCCTCTTACATATTATTTCCTACTCACCCATCCTCCAGGCTGTAGCACCACGAGGGAAGAATGTGTTCAGACAATTTCCTACTGTAATCCTCATGTGTTTTTCCAAGGCATTGACTAACTAGAAACTATCCCTATCTTGTAAATATGATCTGAGGTCCTTCTTAATCTAGTCCTTATAATTGCATGAATCAAAACCCGTTAAAAATTCAGCACTTTTTTCTGATGAAGTTACTCAGTTTAGCTGCTATTGCTGACTTCATGCAGTCACAATGTGCCATTTATGTAACACAGTACCTGCAAATGTGAAAATATACTGGTTTTATAAATAATAACTTAGAAAAACCATAACCCAAACAGATTTGAGGGGGTCTGCATTAAAATAGTCCCTTTTGATAACATAGAATAACAGATTTTTAATACAGCTAATATTAGCAAAGTTGATTAGAATGAGGGAGAAAGCTATGTTTTACATACAATTGTCATGGCCTTTATTAAACAATTTTTTGCCTGAATAAGAGGCAGGAAAAATGTCCAGTTGATAAGAATTTATCTTATATAAAATTTGCattaattacattattattttttatattaggACCATGCCCTGCGCAATTGTATCCCTATCTGTGTTTCACTTCTATTTGAAATCAGTAGTCTATAGCTCCTTATATAAACCCTTCCAAAATTAGGGCACAATGTTTCATAACCCAGTAATATTGGTGTCTTCACTACTACCACCTCTAAAAACATCCACGTGGCACCTTTCAGTTTGTGCAGTGTTATGTACAAATTACATGAATGTGGCAGATGTCAAAAATACTCAGTGACCTCAGCATAACTTTCATGTTCTGTAGGAAGAGCTATAAAGTTACagcaaaacagatttaaaatagAAAGACTGATGAGCTTCTGCCTGACCACATATCCAGCTCTGAGCTACTTCATGCAAGCACACTTTCTGCCCATAGTTACTCTCATACAATCTTGTACATTTTTATGGGCTTTCAAACTCAAATTGCAGGTCCTCCTTCACCAAAGTGGTTGTTTACTCTCTCTCTTGTAATATTCACCCAGAAAAGGGTTTTCCACAGTACAAAGATAGTAACATGGAACAGGAAGCAAAGCCAATGTGAAGGTTATCCACTTCCCCATGGTGCAGGACTCTTCCTCCACCTCCAGTCCTATGAGCCTGCTGATCTCCCTTATCCCAGCACTACAGGCTGCCTGTCTGCATGCCAAGCTGATTCAAGAAGTTAAGTTAGGAGAGAAATAGATCAGGGGGTGGGAGGTGGGGGTGTGGGTGTAGACAAGCAAATTCTTTGCCTGTTTAGCTCCCTGAATAGGCTCACTGTGAGGTCAGATGAGATCCAGTGCAAAGGAAGCGATGGGAAATACAGGTTTGGAGACAGAATTGGACAAGAAGTCCTTTTTGGCAACAGGTAAACTGATAATCTGAGAAACGGAACTTTTAAATTCTACACTGCGTAGCTTCAACACACCTCCTAAAGGTGTGAAAACACTTCCAAAAGGTGTTTCCTTAAAAGGAAAAGTGCAGCTCAGCATCAGTACAATGCAGGCAGTAGAGAACAGAGAAATCATGGTgcaaaaaattaagcaaaaaaagACATATTGACTATAAAATATAGAGTAACAAAACAGAATTCTACTGAATTCTGTTATCAAAATTCAGCCAAAACACACATTATTCAGAGTTGTGCCTTTATAATATTGACTTTGCCTCTTCCACATAAGCTGCAGTGTAGATTTTCTCCGAGTCTGCTATTTCCTCCCTGCTGTGACCAGGACACACTTTGGCAGCAAAATTAAGCACGACTCTAATGCTGAGTTCTCCACTCAAGCAGTCTTTCCACGGACAATATCTGACTAAAAAGTAAAGGTGAGTTTGTGGGCCTCTTACCTTGATTCTGTTGTTTTTTGGACCGGACTGGAGAGAGGAGCCATTACACTGAGCTCGTGCTCTTTGGGACTGAGAGGACCCCTTTGGCAGGGGGCAGCCACTTCCATTGGGAATCTTTCCAGATGGTGCTTTGGAATCACAGTCCTAAATTAGGGGAAACAAACTTGTaaatgtttttttggtttttttttttcagtgatcaATAAGCATGAATCAGGATCAGAAATCAAACTTTCACCTTTAATCCTTTCATCCTTAAAATGTGACTCAGCAGCTTTGACACCCCAGTTTAATAACAACTGCCAGAAATGAGACAGATTAAGAGAGCATTGTGATATCTGCCCTGAAAGAGCTAAGACCTCCCAATCCTCAAGAGAAATAGAAAGAGGAGGAATTGGAGTAACTGCCCCTTGGCATGAGTAAAGTTCCACTAGAAAGATAAAGGACTGAGCCTGTGCCTCCTGTTAGTagctgctgcccagagaaaTAGAACTCCATCTCAGCAGGAGATGGGGAAAAGAATCTTGCTCTCCCCAGTGCAGCACAGCAACTAAGTCTACAGAATTATTCTATAGATCATCATCTTCCAAACAACAAGATACTTGTTTAGGATTTCAGCCTCTCTCTAAATGAGAAGATGAAGTTCCTTTCAGGCATTAAAGTCTCACATTGAGTCAAAGGTAACACCTAATTGCTCTTATGTAGTGCTTGACCGGCAGTTTCACCTCTCAGAAGTCATGGCACAGCAAGGACTGAACAGTCTAAAGGAGCCGCAACTAGGAGTTGTGCAGATGTCTGAAGACTAGGTGCTCTCCTCTGTCTTGGAATTACCTTCTGCTACCTCATCTACATCTCTCCCTTTGCAGCTGGGTGACTCCTTTGAATTTAGGATTACCTGGCCAGTTATAAATCCCTTCTACCACACAAAGTCACCCAAACAAACAGGGTGGTCCGGGACATAACTAAGAAGAAGCATCTTCAAGAAGGTTGGCCTTTGTCCTGACTGAGGACCCAGAAAGAGAATGTCACAATGGGTCGGTGGAACATGCATCAGCAAGCTGTCACCCCTCAAAGCTTACTTGAGCAAAAGTCTGATTTGCAGAGTGCTCCAGCTCCCAACCCCCAGAAAACAGGAGCTCTCTTTAACACTTACCAcataaagaacaaaaccaaaccagaagtGAGAAATCTCGgttaaaaccacaaaacaaaagccTGAAGATGAAACCTACTCCTACAGACCAGTGGCAAAAAACTGGCAAAAAACTCCCAAAGGGAAATGACAAGGTACTCACAGCTACAGGATAATTTTCTGTTACTGTCAGATAGGGCCCATGAGGTAGTTAGTACAGAGCTTCAAATGTAAGAGCGCTCCCTCATCTCAGACTGCTAACTTACCACACCAGGAtattcctcctctttctctAGGAAGATCTTCTCTAGCACCAGGAAGGTCAAGAAACCAATGATCACCCAGAGACCCAGAAGCTTCTGTTGCTGAAAGCTCTGCCCTTCTCCTGAaggacaaaagagaaattaaatacatatttttttcacGCAATtctgagacaaaaaaataaacaacagtGGAAAAACTCCCAGTGAGGTAGGAGGAGTAAACACATCTCAAAACAGATTAGTTTAACTTGCTCATTCTTGAGCTAACAGGTATCATCAACTCGAGACACTCAGAGTGAAAGCTACCATCCCTTTTTCCACATCAGCTCAACCCAGAATATTTCCTGACAATACTGGGAACTTCCCTGAGCTCCAGAGGCAAGTGAATATGTTATCAACAAAAATCCAGGAGCTGTACCTACTGAGCAGCAAGCCCTGACATGAAATCTGCCATTAGTGGAGTTACAAACTCACCTTCCCCTTTCTGCCACACCTCAGTAAGTTATTATGCCCAAAGCTATAAACTTTCTTTTCAATTACAGTCAAGCTTGTGAGATAATAATCCATTCAGCCTCACTGCCAGAAATGGAAATTGCATTGCAATGGAAGAACAGAACAACTCTGTAACAGGACTCACATGGGTCAAGGAAACCTTTACACTTCAGGACAGTCTGGCAGAAGCAAACAAGCTTGAGCAAGAAAACAGAGTAATTTGGGAACCACTGTAGAAAGGTGAATAAAAGTACTGGAAGTTCTGCTGACAGTGCTAGAGCTGTGATGAAGAAGAGGACTAAAGGCCCGGCAGATCTGAAACCCCAGGACATAGGTGCAAGAAAATCTGGGAAACCCAGGGCATCATCTTCCCTCTCTCacattttcagcagaaaaatgacTTCTTGGTTTCTCAACAGGTGGGATGCAGCAGCACTTGTCTTCTATGATATCAGTTTGCTGAAGCAGATAGATACAAACATTTTAAGTTTCAGCAATCCTGGCTATTTGAGGGATGAAGGAGCTACACTGATACCAAAAGGTCTATACCAGCTCAGTGCCTTATTTGCTGGCAAACACAAATTTCtgacatttcctttttcttcccctgccccacCCTCCAATCTTAATTGTGGCTCTATAGACAATGTTCCATGATTTCTCATGGAGCAAAAACTGCAATACATGAGCGCCCATAAATCAAAGCAAAAAGAGGGGCCCCAGTTAGTGCCAAGAAAGATGTTCTAGGAGTAACACTGTTATAGGGACAGATTTGTAAAAAAGGTGCACCTGATCCCCAAACAAGATAGTGAACATGTTCATGTACCAGACCACATACACAAACCATAACCTCCCATCAGGTTAAAAAAGCATTCCCTTCCCTTACAGAAGGGACAACGGAAAATCAACAGAGATTTACAAGAGTCCAAGGCATGACAGAAAAAGTTGATAAACAAGAAAACCATTCCAAGTTACTAAACATAAAGAAACCATGGCCAACTGAGGAAACCTCTAATTTCAAAGTCTTTGGAGGATTGCTGAGTACAAACATGAAGTATTACATGTGTGGCTTTTTATTCTCACATCCTTCCCTAGGCATTTGCTTTTATATATTACTTAAAATAGGATACCAGTCTAGATCAGTTTTTGGCATGACCCAGACTGGCTGGTCTTAGGCTTTCAAGGTGCAACAGTCTCAAAACAGGCACAGTACAAGCTGCTTCCAGGCACATAAGGCTCTCATACCTGTTGTTGCACTGCATGTGTAGGCCCAGGCTTCAGGAAGCAGGTGAAGAAACACATTTCCCAGTAGTCCACCAATTGCAAAACTCAACAACTGCTTCAAACGGTGTGACccagctaaaaaaaaacaaaaacaaaaccaaacaaaactgaagaaacaagaagaaaaaaactgatCACTACTCAGCCAGGAACCAAAAGAGCTCCAGCTGAGATTTTGCACAAAGAAACCCAAACTTGAAGCATCTGCAAAGCAAGCTTTCGAAGGAGAGAGAACAAACCAAATGGAGTGCAAGAAGAAGCCCTTACACCACTTGGCTGGGACAGGGTCCTGAACCATGCAGGGAGAAAACCAGTACCCTTTGTACAAGCTCCATTCAGGGCTTATATTTTTCAAAGGATTCCCTTTCAAATTCACAGGCATGAATTAAAGCACCAAAAACAGACTTTCTATTTTAGAGACATTTCTGTGACAAGGTCCTGTTCACCACTGTACTGCTGTCATATCCCAGGACAGGTGGCTTCAGAAAGGCCACTGCAGTTGGCAGATTCACCTTCGGAGCGCAGCGCAGCTCCCGTCTCAAGAGGGATCACCAGCAGGGGGAAGACCCCACTCAGCCCCACCATGAAGGAACCGATGAGGGAACAGATCCAGGCATCCAGCCGCTCGCTGCTGAACAGGTGTCCCCAGGACTCTGCCTCCTTGTCACACAGAGAACCAGAACTAGCAGCAACATGACTCCTCGGGAGCTGCTGAGCTTCACAGGCCACCATCAGCAACAAGGAGAGCGTCCCATCAAGCAggagtttttgttttgtcatCGCTAAGTGGTCTCAGCCGGGCTGGCCAATCTCTGAAAAGATAAGGGGAAAGAAGTCCTGAAAACATGTTCAACCCTCTGTTCCACCATCCCAGAGGAACAACCTTGGCCACGCCAAGCCCTCCCTTCAGTGTCTTAGCACAGGTATGAATACCCATGAGGAACACCTGAAACTCTTCTTGCTTTCAACACAGCACTAAAGGACAGAGAGGCTGTTCATCAATGGGTGCATGAAACTGAGACATCTTGGGAAAGCATCGGGCTTTCACTATTTCCCTTCAGATGGGCTGGACAAGGACTCCAAGTACCCTTGTTCTTGCCCTTCAGTGTCCCAAGGCTTCAGCAAAAGGTACTGACCAGAGATGCTACCAGGTAAGCTTCCTCTTTGGCACGGAACAGCACCCCTGTAACAAATTAGGAGGCAAGACAGGCAACATAACAGAGGTCTGTAAACTCACGAGTGGTGAAAAGATGGGGAACAGGGTAGACTATTCACCACCTCATCAGACACAAGTGCTGACACCCATCCACGTGAAGCCAGTGAGGGTCAACTTCAAAACAAATATGACCCTTCAGCAGCAGGTAACTTGTGTGACAGTGTTCTccaaaaatgatgaaaaatttTACATGCACTTATCTAAAGACAGGATAAGTACTAGAAAGATAAATCTGATTGTTAATGGTTAAACAGCTCACATTAGACTCAGGAAATTCCCTGATATGACAGGAGTGGGAGAATGGAAGTGTACTTGAAAAATATCATATCTACTTGTGCTGTTTTTATCCTTTTGTAGAAGGATACTGGATTAGATGGTCTTTTAGtaaaaaccagcacagctgttAGCAAGAGCTCTGCAGTCACAAGAAAACTTGAGAAGAGGGCATgttagaagagaaaaataaagataattacAGTCATTGACAAAGAGGGAAAGAACGCAAATGATATAAATGCTGAAGTACAAATTCATTCAATCTCcagaagaaaaactgaaatgtgacaagcaaaaataatttgaaaatggGAGGAAAGGGTGGGTTAGAAAAAGATAGACCTAACAAATGTTCACAAAACAGCTCTTGAGAAGTAATAAGAGCATTCACCCAAAAGCATGTAAGAAATCAGTCTAATCTCTGAAGCATCAGTGACCATGTTTGAAAATTTACAGGAGTATGGGAAGGCTACAAGAAGGCTGGAGAAGCATCATGCCTCACCTACCtttataaaaggaaagaaaaaggtggGAGAAGTTACACACCAGTAACTTCAATCCTCTGAAGGATTCTTGATCAAATTAAAGGATCAGTTGGTAGTTACCTATAGATAAGAAATTGATAAAGATATCAAAGCTTTAAGTAACAGCCAGATAAAAAGGGACCTGCCATTCTCAAGACAACATTCAGGATGTTGGAGCCAATCTAAGGCTGTGGATGAAAAGGGCAGTGTTGCCCCTTGCCCCCCACTCCTTCACGAAGCATCACCTCTCCATGCTTACACCAGACTCCACCAGTGAGGAACAAACCAGCaggaaaaactgcttttttaaaCTCATGGCCCTTTGCCAATTTCAGTCCATGAACAAAAACACTGCAGGGAGGAAGGCCAAGCTGCAATCAAAAGcaatcaaaaagaaattaagggACAGGGTCCCATGGCTTCTCTGAAAGAGAACACCAATCTCCAGGCACAGTGACCATGGGCatcaggagcagggatgcaagAAGGAATCAGTGAGACACTGGCTTGGCAAGTTGAGCAAGGACCACTAATGCTATCACTTTTCTCTtacaacaaaaaaactaaaatccCTCAACACAGCAAGTTCAAACCAGCTTAGGATTTTGGGGCATGTTATTGCAGTGTTTTGATCTGGCTGCAGGAACTGCACACCTACCTATAACTATCAAACCAATCTCAGTAAAGATCAGTACAAAGCAGTACACTATGGGCAGGGGAGGCAGGTGTGGAATCAAGTGGAAATGACAGAACAGTAATTCCAACATGCCacaaagaaaaagcacacaCTGAATGAGAAATTAATTCCAAGCCAGCAGGTTTATGTTGCTTACAAAGAGGGTAAAAGTCATCCCAGGACATATTATTAAACACACTGTGGGTCTCCCACAGGTGAGTCTTTAGCAACAGACAACATCCAGCCCCACATATTCTTCCTCATAAAACACATGCAAAAATCTGAGACACTGCtgtggaaagaaacaaaactagaGTATAGAGAGCATGACCCGGGAAAATGACTGAAGGACCTGGGTGTGTTTAGTCTTAAAAAGATAACACCAAAGGAACAGAACAGCCTGCAAACATTAAGAATCACAAGGAACGGAGAAAGTACTCAACAATTCTTCCACATCAGTTCAAATGGTAAACAAGATATAGCCTgaatatggagaaaaaaatatatatagtgCCAAAGTGGGGATATACTAAAACAGGTTATTTAGGATGCAGATCTCCAGCACTATtttttgttggagtttttttggtttggctttttttttttagttttgagaaaaagaaacaactcaTACAGATACCATTTCATTGCAAAGATTAGATCCCTTCTTTGAAGTCCTTCAGGCCTAAACCCCTTCCAACCCTGGAGTGGGCTTGATGGATGTCCTCGTCCTTTATGATAGGATTAGATCTATAAAATGACTGAGAACTTTGTGAGGAAcacaccaaaaataaaacagaatttatgCAACTATACATGCCTATGAAGAAGCAACACACACATACAACTCAGCATCGATGGGAAGCAGCACAAATCTCTGTAACATTGTCACAGCTTTTGAGAATCAATCTGGAAAAGTAAACACTGCAATTGATTCAACAGGTCGATTTCTTGTGTTTCATTCTCCACACGAGAGACATCTGAAAGGGTCTTAGAGACTGAGACGCAGTAGCACACAAGACAAAGGTCATGTCCAGGACTCTGAAAAAGGTTTGCATACTTGGCTCATGTCATTCTTCCAGCCACAAAAGGGACCAGGTTCCTCAAAAATGGGATGGTCATGGAAAACAAATGGGTATAAGGTGTAGAAAACTGATTCCCCTAACTCACATTAGTGGTGGTCAGCTTTCTGTGGCCCATAGGTCTTTATTCTGCTGTTACTCACATGAGGAAAAAGCAGCACATTTCTTCACTCCTGCACAGCCAGACCATCATTACATCATGCATCAGGAACAACCCCATATCTCATGCAATAAATTCCTCATGTTTATAAAACATCTATGAGAAACTCAGTGTATTGTTCAGGACACACCTGAACTGCTCTTTGTGTCCAGCTAATTGCTTTGAACGTATTCCCAGCATTTTCTTATTCCCAACACATCATAACCACttgctcaaaaaaaaccccaaaaaaccaaaagcagcttttttatCTCTACAGTTCCTTTGCTTCTCCATCTCATTAGAATATTAGCAAAGTCTCTAAATTCAAACATTCAAACTGATTACCCCTATGGCAAATAtttaagaggaagaaaataagcaGTGAagatgtaggaaaaaaaaaaaaactactcaagaagaaaataataccCTGCCAAAACAGTTGCAAAGGGTGAAGGAAGTCTGTATCTACCCTTAATTTTAGACAACAGCATCTGTTTTAGGAACCCAGGCAGAGAATGTCTTGAGAAATTTCTAGAGAAAGCGCTGCAGGCTCTCAGAGACATCTCTGGTCACAAGGCAGAGGCATAAGCAGGTTTAGAGATACGTTTTCTCAAATAGGGTTTATCACATCCTTAAAAGCATGCATCTCTGGGA comes from the Taeniopygia guttata chromosome 5, bTaeGut7.mat, whole genome shotgun sequence genome and includes:
- the SLC39A13 gene encoding zinc transporter ZIP13; its protein translation is MTKQKLLLDGTLSLLLMVACEAQQLPRSHVAASSGSLCDKEAESWGHLFSSERLDAWICSLIGSFMVGLSGVFPLLVIPLETGAALRSEAGSHRLKQLLSFAIGGLLGNVFLHLLPEAWAYTCSATTGEGQSFQQQKLLGLWVIIGFLTFLVLEKIFLEKEEEYPGVDCDSKAPSGKIPNGSGCPLPKGSSQSQRARAQCNGSSLQSGPKNNRIKISGYLNLLANTIDNFTHGLAVAASFLVSKKVGFLTTVAILLHEIPHEVGDFAILLRAGFDRWSAAKMQLSTALGGILGACFAICAQSPKGAGETVAWILPFTSGGFLYIALVNVVPDLLEEKNPWNSLQQILLLCTGITVMVLLALTTE